In a genomic window of Blastocatellia bacterium:
- a CDS encoding RNA methyltransferase, protein MDLSRSKIILVRPRDPNNIGAVARAMKNFGFTQLVIVAPHPPVWDEVVSAVHADDILKEAPVVASLAEAVADCTWVVGTTDRRRVEPKQTLYTPADLCRDVRQSEHRLALVFGPEKHGLTNNDLSHCHRVMSIPTQPDCPSMNLGQAVAICCYELTRDQPVPLQTKQQVEWATAGQIETAVQLMLDVLCLSEFIQPARRPDFALKLRRYLMRLNMTRRDVNTLCGALSKIKEKLVHRPVSSPVQD, encoded by the coding sequence ATGGACTTATCTCGTAGCAAAATCATTCTCGTTCGCCCGCGTGATCCGAACAACATTGGCGCGGTCGCTCGCGCAATGAAGAATTTCGGGTTCACCCAGTTGGTCATCGTCGCGCCCCATCCGCCGGTGTGGGATGAAGTGGTCTCGGCTGTTCATGCCGATGATATTCTCAAGGAGGCGCCCGTCGTGGCGTCGCTCGCTGAGGCTGTAGCCGATTGCACATGGGTGGTAGGAACAACTGACCGCCGGCGGGTCGAGCCAAAACAGACGCTCTATACGCCTGCCGATCTGTGCCGCGATGTGCGCCAGAGCGAGCACAGGCTGGCGCTCGTTTTCGGGCCGGAAAAACACGGCTTGACCAATAATGACCTGAGCCATTGCCATCGTGTCATGAGCATTCCCACACAACCTGATTGCCCTTCGATGAATCTGGGACAAGCGGTCGCTATTTGCTGTTACGAGCTAACGCGGGATCAGCCGGTGCCCCTTCAGACCAAGCAACAGGTTGAATGGGCAACGGCCGGCCAGATCGAAACCGCTGTGCAGTTGATGCTCGACGTGTTATGTCTCTCCGAGTTCATTCAACCAGCTCGCCGACCGGATTTCGCGCTCAAACTACGACGCTACCTGATGCGCTTGAACATGACCAGACGCGATGTCAACACGTTGTGCGGCGCTCTGAGCAAAATCAAAGAAAAGTTGGTTCACCGGCCCGTGTCGTCACCGGTCCAGGATTGA